The genomic stretch caccttaacatcctcatttctGCAACTCTcttcttttgctcatgtgctcgagttatagcccaacattcagctccatataacaaaaaaaattacaTCAAAAATACTACCAAGAAAATGAACAGTAGTAGTGAGATGATGCACAGAAATTTTATTTTCTCTAGTGATATTGTATTTTATTTGGTGGAGATAACCTACCTCAATTTGTCGCTACAAGTCAATGTCAGCATGCAAGGTTAGCTTGTGGATTAATTTCAGTTTGGGGCTTGTTTGGCAATCATGATAGACAATTTACGGTTATTTCTTAGGACAATCTTTTATGATGGGTATAAAGACAGAATGTCCAACCATTATGCATTTTTCTCCTTATTCAGTAGATacatttatttctttttgatagGCAAGGAAGCTTGAAGCTCAGTTGGATGAACAGATGACCTCATATCGTAGACTGGTTTCATCAAAACCTGATGGTTTGGTAGCAGATTTGGAATCTGGAATTGAACATTTACTGAAGCAACTCCAGCAAGTCAATTTGCAAATGCAGACTTGGGTATCTTCCGGAGGCTCTCAGATCATTTCCCATACATTGACGCGACATAAAGAAATACTACAAGATCTTACTCAGGTACAAATAtattactaatatttttttagtttgtaaaaggttttgcaaaatttttaaaaataagattatGGTACACAAAAATTGTAGCAATTAACCTGTCATTTAATGTGGGATCTTTCAGGAATTTTATAGGCTTCATTCTGGCCTTAGAGTAAAGCAAGAACGATCATCGCTTCTAGAATTTAGAGATTATGATAGAGCAAAAGCAGACATGGAAGATGGTGCTGATTCTGCTGAACACGCTTTACTTAAAGAACAAGCAGCTATAAGTAGAAGTTCAGGGCAGGTGCCATTTCTGTCTCATCACTCCATCTCAACTTCTATGTATCCCCTTTAAATCTTATTTTACTCTATCTTATGGATGATTCCATTTTAATCTCCATCCATATTTTCCTTTTTGCTGTAGTCACACATATGAGCACGTAATTAGAACTTTCGTGAGCCTACTCTGGATGTATTTTACTGGATGCAGGCAAAATTACTAAAAGTTTGGTGTCAAATAACATGAAGTAAATTGTTTATTCAGGTCTTGATTGTAAATACCTAACCGAGTATCTAGAGTATCTGTTCAATTCGAACCCCACTTTGTCCAATGTTGATTTACCACGTACCATTATAAATATTGTTTTTTGTGAATGCAAGTAACAATGTCTTAGTTTTGCGTCTAACTTGATCCACTCCACCTCATACAAAAGGTGGGGCAAAGGAGAGAAGTTAAATCTCTTCTCCGCAACACTGCCATCCTCATTTGCATTAAAAAAAGTGGTGGCCGTCGGGTATGAGATATATATACAAAGAAAGTTACTTCTGTGAATGACGAGGTCAATCATTTTGAAGGATTGCAGAGTGCTTCACAGCATAATAATTTAGAAGTTACTAACAATTCCCAGGTTTTATAGTCACATTTAATCCTGCTCATTCACATATGAACCAAGGATTCCAAATACGACGGTAGATTGCCCATCCATGCAAAGAATTGCCTCATACATCATTAGCCTGGAAATTAtcttttatattaagtgattaatccTCTTATTCATTTAACTTCTAATTGCACTCCATGTTTGCCTTACTGCAGATGGATCATGTAATTTCTCACGCCCAAGCTACTCTAGGAACACTGGTTCTTCAGCGTTCCACATTCGGTGGCATCACCACAAAGATCAGCAATGTCAGCAGTAGACTTCCTACGGTATGCTAATGCTATATGGGATGGACAcactctttttttatttttattattattttatcaatacaattcatagcatcaTATAATCTGCCTTTGCCTTTCTCTGCAGGTAAATCACATTTTGTCTTCAATTAGAAGGAAAAAGTCTATGGACACCATAATTCTCTCTCTCGTCGCTTCTCTTTGTACATTTCTCATGTTAATTTACTGGTTGTCTAAGTGAAAGTAGTCGTTAACAAATGAAGCCTGTCAAAAAATCACCATTATGTACTTTATAAAGTTTTTCATTTATACCATCAGAACAAATCTACGTGAACACTCAACAGGTTATCGGTTTGACGGTTTTGCATGTAACTTACAGGTACATTTGAGTCTGTGTGTATTCAGTAACTTGCTATTTTATGTGATTTTGAATACTGAAAATTTGAAAGATCCAATTCAGTGTTTTAAGTAGTATTTTTAAAACCGGTTTTATGGGTCAAATTGACAGCCGGTTCCAGTTTTTTCTAGTTGAATAGGATTGGACTGGAAATTTACTATCGATCTAACTGGATCCGTTTGCCTGCCTTCTGGTTTTACGTTAATTGGTTGAGTTGGTCCGTCTGACTGGTATTGAAAACACTGATTTTTAAGAACTTTGTTGTGCAAAAACATATTAACGATAAAGTATATACTGATCTGATGCTCTTTACCattttcatcttcatcttcatgtTTGTGAGCTAGTTGCTGCCCTAATTACCATCACAAAGTTCTCTTGAAACTCTcttgcattctttgctctcttaCTGTGGACATAATACTACAATCAATCATGACTTCTATGATGAACCATTAGAATAGCAATATTACAAGTTTAATCAACAACGACTGATCGCAACTGAATATTGTGAATCTTGAATTCTTGACAACCTGTGGTTATTGATGTGCCAATTCTTGACAACCTATGACCAGTGAAGACTACACCGACAGAACATAATTTGGATGGAGATAGTACCCAGAAAATGCCATGCAACAGCATAAATTAAAAGCCCAAGTAGAAGAGTCTCACATCTGAATAAATCTTCCAAAAAAACCTCTTCCATAATGATTCTGGAACTCAATCACAGGCACGGCACACTTGATGGCGAATCACAAATGTCAAGTAGCTCAGGGAGCTTCTTTTTGATATGGGAGCACAAACCTGTCCATGAATTTTTTATCAGATAAGCATAAACAAGAGAGCAGACACGTTTGTTCGGTCCataaatttttcaacttcaacAACTCCATCACCCGAAATCTTGGAATCACCCTCTTCTCCAAGCTAAACAGAAGTAACAATGGGTGTTGGACAACGAAAGAAGGCTGATAGCCAACTTCCTTGATGAAGAACTCTATCTTTCTCCGCATGTGAGGTTGAGAAATATTCAACATAAGTTGGCTTCTTCCTGATTGCAGTGAAGAAGTCTGACTCTGACAAGCCAAGGCCCGACAATAATTTATGTTTGGCTTCCAAGGTTTTTTTGCTGATACTCTGGAGAACGACGAGTAACAACAGGAACGTTGGAGATTGTCGGGGCACCCCCAGCTCGTCGGCTCTGCGGACCAAAGACTGGAGTGAATCTAGATTCTGGGCAAGGAACTTAGGGCGGCTTCTCATTGCTTGAGACGCCTTCTCTTCGGAGATACCGCGCACACCCATGAAAAACTTGAGATTGGGAAGGATTCTTTTCTTGATACTGAAGCCGAAGAACCATTTTGTCTTCAAATGCCTAAGAAGAAGCTCCCTCGATCCAAACAGACGATCCCAGAACTCCAACTTGGGGACGAATCAGGATGCGACAAACTCGAACTCATAAATactaaaaatactaaaattatcttaaatatcataaaaataaaaattattaaaaatagcaAAAAGATCTTCAGATGCTCTAAAAAGAACCTAAACGGTGTTTTTTTGGGTCCAAAACTTGGCGATTATGGGTTCCCAATGATAAATGTAGATCTTTGAATTCTGCATGTATAAGCACTAATAGAGCCTCATTATGTGCcctaagtcaaaagttatgacatccAAAACACATTCATGAATCTCTAAACAAACAAATtcatgtggcaaaaaggcgattcgctcgcccccagcgcccccgccaacccgtccctaggccaacacggaggaggtaaatcacgggtgactactagccattagtgcaaatggctaagacatgggggaggttatgctcggtcacaccgagtttcgaccccaagacctcatgtggcaacaccccatgggACAGGGGGGTGCTCGAACCTGGCACCTCAGTCAAAGGGTACAACGTCATAACCAGAGCACCCCTGGTTCGGTtgttctaaacaaacaaattcaTGAGTTCACAAACCGAATATTAATAAGCTCGAACTCAACTCGATAATATTTTTAAGCTCGAAAGCATACTCGAGTTCAAATCGTTAACTTAATCGAATgaactcaaataattttttttttcgaacCGAGAACCGTTCGCAAgtggcttgactcatttacaccgaGTTAATAAAGTAAACACAATGGAGCTATGCTCATGATTTTGCAAATGAAATGCTTTGGCTTTCAGCGTAGACATATTTCATGAGGAACACAATAAACTGTGTTGAAAGATGAAAATTGTGATGCAGATATCCAAATTGTAAGTACATGTTAGCAAATGACACATGGTAGCATTATGCAATCCTCCTTCCAAGTCAAACAGGATGATTCAATCTTGCACTCTGATCAAAATTATGGTAGGTTTACGGCTTGAATTGGGATGCAGGGAAGCAAACCGTAAAGATCTGCTACTCAAATCATGTATGATCGCTGGAAATGGAGAAAATTCTTCTACTAAAACACACTAAATTCCAAAACATTAGACTACCATACCCTTTTCATCTTCATGTTTGTGAGCTCGGTGCTGCCTCAAATACCATCACAAAATTCTCTTGAAACTCTCGTACCATTCTTTGATCTCTTTCTGTGGATATAATTCAAGGATTAGTCATTACTTCTTTAATGAACCATTATAATAGCAATACTACAACTTTAAAAGACAATGATCAATGTCAACTGAATATAGCAAAAATCTTGAATTCTTAACAAGTTATAGTTATTGATGTGCCAATTAAGAATCCAGATTTTCAGTGTTTTTGAGTTGTCAAATGTGTGAATGATATGAATTGTAAAATGCTTAAATTTGAGCAGGGTAAGTTGTCCGATTGTGACCCGAGATAGTTGAATGTGCCAAAGTATAgcatcaaagtttttttttttttaactgtcATAAAAAAAGATGAGTTTGAAGGTTAATCAAAATGCAccaaatcaaatccataaattGTGTTTGTCTAAGCTATTT from Zingiber officinale cultivar Zhangliang chromosome 5B, Zo_v1.1, whole genome shotgun sequence encodes the following:
- the LOC121985534 gene encoding Golgi SNAP receptor complex member 1-1-like — protein: MEASSWDALRKQARKLEAQLDEQMTSYRRLVSSKPDGLVADLESGIEHLLKQLQQVNLQMQTWVSSGGSQIISHTLTRHKEILQDLTQEFYRLHSGLRVKQERSSLLEFRDYDRAKADMEDGADSAEHALLKEQAAISRSSGQMDHVISHAQATLGTLVLQRSTFGGITTKISNVSSRLPTVNHILSSIRRKKSMDTIILSLVASLCTFLMLIYWLSK